In a genomic window of Jaculus jaculus isolate mJacJac1 chromosome 8, mJacJac1.mat.Y.cur, whole genome shotgun sequence:
- the LOC101602246 gene encoding HLA class II histocompatibility antigen, DM beta chain: protein MAALLPLLLGLALGCTGAGGFVAHVESICLLDDDGVPKDFTYCISFNKDLLACWDPDEGKMAPCEFGTLAGLANSIVDYLNQDEHLLQRLRNGLQDCATRTQPFWGTLTHRTRPPSVQVAQTTPFNTREPVMLACYVWGFYPADVTITWMKNGQLVTPHSSIQKTAQPNGDWTYQTVSHLALTPSYGDTYTCVVQHAGASEPIHQDWTPGLSPMQTVKVSVSATTLGLGFTLFCVGLISWRKARSSSYIPLPGSSYPEGQHIS from the exons ATGGCCGCACTCCTCCCGCTGCTGCTGGGCCTCGCCCTCGGCTGCACGGGAGCCG GTGGCTTTGTGGCTCATGTGGAAAGTATCTGCCTGTTGGATGATGATGGGGTTCCAAAGGACTTCACATATTGCATCTCCTTCAACAAGGACCTGTTGGCCTGCTGGGATCCGGACGAGGGGAAAATGGCCCCTTGCGAATTTGGGACATTGGCTGGGCTGGCCAACAGCATCGTGGATTACCTCAACCAGGATGAACACCTGCTCCAGCGCTTGCGTAATGGGCTCCAGGACTGTGCCACACGCACCCAGCCCTTCTGGGGGACACTGACCCACAGAACAC GACCACCGTCTGTGCAAGTGGCCCAAACCACCCCTTTCAACACCAGGGAGCCCGTGATGCTGGCCTGCTATGTGTGGGGTTTCTATCCGGCTGATGTGACCATCACGTGGATGAAGAACGGGCAGCTTGTCACCCCTCACAGCAGCATCCAGAAGACGGCCCAGCCCAACGGAGACTGGACATACCAGACCGTCTCCCACTTAGCCTTAACCCCCTCCTATGGGGACACCTACACCTGTGTGGTCCAGCACGCCGGGGCCTCTGAGCCCATCCACCAGGACTGGA cacCAGGACTGTCCCCCATGCAGACTGTGAAGGTCTCCGTGTCCGCAACGACCCTGGGCCTGGGCTTCACACTCTTCTGCGTTGGTCTGATCAGCTGGCGGAAGGCCCGCTCCTCCA GCTACATCCCTCTTCCTGGATCCAGTTACCCAGAAG GACAACACATTTCCTAG